CTCTGCTTCCGGCGAAAGCGTTTCCCCCACGATCACGTAATGGACTCCCCGGTCCAGACTCTGCTACCTTCACGTCAAGTCACGACTCCCCCGGTCGTGACGGGTCTCCCCCGGCCCGAAAATCCCATCCCCCCGTCCCATGAACTGTGCTCCCCCCGCACCAGCCGTGGAGGACGTCGCCCCGACGCCTCCTCCTCCGGATCCTTCTACTGAAAGCGCCCGGTCGTACTCCCTGCGCCACCGCCACCGTCCCTGGGTGGCCCACCAGAAGCTGATCGCCTTCAGTTTCCTGGGCGATGCTGCCGTGGTGTTCCTGTCGATGCTCGTGGCCTACTTGCTGCGCTTCGAGTCGCGCCTCCAGTACATCGGCGTCGATGATCCGGAGATCAACCTGCGCGCCTATACCGGCCACGTCCTTTTCGGGGGCGTGCTGATGCTGGCGTTGCTCGCGAATTTCCGCGTCCACGACCCGCGCAACTATCTGGCCATCCGCCGCACCTTCACGGTCATCGTGAAAACCTGCGCGATCTGGTTGGTCGCCTTCCTCGGTGTCGCGCTGATCCTGAAGCTTGATCCCGCGATCAGCCGCGCCTATTGCGTGTTCGGCTGCGTGATCGCCATGGTCATGCTCTGCGGCTGGCGCTGGTTCCTCTACTGCGTGCTGCGCCGCGAGCCCTTTGCCCAGGCTCTCCGCCAGAAGGCCGTCTTCGTGGGATGGAACGAAGAGTGCGGCCGTGCCATCGGACGCTTCAGCGAGGGCCGCTCGCACCAGATCAATGTCCACGGCGTGATCGTCCCGCCGAGTGGCAGGCTGGAGTCCGAGCCGCCGGCCAACACGCCGGTGCTTGGCCACTACGACGATTTTCGCGATCTTGTCCGCAATTCCGGCGCCGACCTGATCATGGCAGTGGATGGCTGCATGGAGCGCCACGAAATGCTCATGCTCGCCGAAACCTGCGGCAAGGAGTTCGTGGACTTCAAGCTGGTGCCGAGCTGCTTCCAGATCCTGGTCTCCGGTCTCCAGTTGGAGAGCTTCCACGGCATGCCGGTGCTCGGCATCGGCAAGCTGCCGCTCCACCACGCGTTCAACAACGCGCTCAAGCGCGGCATCGACATCATCGGCGCGATCTCCGGGCTGATCCTGTTTGCTCCGGTCATCACAGTTTTCTGCACCATGGTCCGCATGGAGTCCCGCGGCCCCGTTTTCTACCGCCAACGCCGCATCGGTCTCAACGGTCGCCCATTCGACATCATCAAGATCCGCTCGATGAAAGTGGATGCCGAGGCCAATGGCCGCCCGGGGTGGACCGTGAAGGACGACCCGCGCCGTCTCAAGGTCGGGGCCTTCATGCGCGAATGGAACATCGACGAGCTGCCACAGTTCTGGAACGTCCTGATCGGCGACATGAGCCTCGTTGGCCCGCGTCCGGAGCGTCCTGAGCTGATCGAGAACTTCAAGGAGGACATCCCGCACTACAACGTCCGCCACAACATCAAGCCCGGCGTC
The Luteolibacter arcticus genome window above contains:
- a CDS encoding sugar transferase: MNCAPPAPAVEDVAPTPPPPDPSTESARSYSLRHRHRPWVAHQKLIAFSFLGDAAVVFLSMLVAYLLRFESRLQYIGVDDPEINLRAYTGHVLFGGVLMLALLANFRVHDPRNYLAIRRTFTVIVKTCAIWLVAFLGVALILKLDPAISRAYCVFGCVIAMVMLCGWRWFLYCVLRREPFAQALRQKAVFVGWNEECGRAIGRFSEGRSHQINVHGVIVPPSGRLESEPPANTPVLGHYDDFRDLVRNSGADLIMAVDGCMERHEMLMLAETCGKEFVDFKLVPSCFQILVSGLQLESFHGMPVLGIGKLPLHHAFNNALKRGIDIIGAISGLILFAPVITVFCTMVRMESRGPVFYRQRRIGLNGRPFDIIKIRSMKVDAEANGRPGWTVKDDPRRLKVGAFMREWNIDELPQFWNVLIGDMSLVGPRPERPELIENFKEDIPHYNVRHNIKPGVTGWAQVNGLRGDTCLRERVKFDLDYIENWNVMLDLQIMLMTFFSRKGAC